GGTGGAGTAGAAGGAGGCATCCCTGAGCTTGTCCCGAAGCCTCCTCTCCTCGACAGCCACTTCTGCCAGGCTGGCAACTGGCAGGGGCTCTCCAAGCACTCCTGGCAATCAGACTGCTGTAGCTCACCCACCTAGAAGTCACCTGGAAGGCACAGGTCACCCCCTTGCTGCAGGCAAGATTTTCTGTAGGACACAGTGGGCTTTGCTCAGGCCCCCCATGTGTGGCAGACTGCTGAGGTAGGTAGGCTCCCAGGACATTTCTTGAATGCCCAAAAGAGCCATCCCCCATCATTTTTCTGACCCTCGGGCATTGTGCAGGCCTAGAGGCTTTCACCCCCTGCTTCCCATAGCACTTGGACCACCAGCACTTGGCTCTCCTGCAGGACCTGTAGCTCAAGGCTCCCAGAGGAGACACTCCCAAGTCCAATGGCTGGAGGTTTTAAGGTAGACACAAACCTATGGGAAAGAGATAAGCTGGAGCTGAGCCTGCTCTGAGCAGACCATCTCCAGGTCACTTTGAGCCCAAGCATCCCATGTTTCCATTGCTACAAGAAATGGTCAGTGTCTCCTGCCAAGGGTTGGGCATCTATAGTTGTGCAGTAAGGACCGTGAAACGGCTCAGCCTGATCTAGCCCTACCAAGAGACTCATAAATAAATAGTAGAGTCTTTGTAGCAAAGGGAAGGAGGACCAGGAATGGCTCATTGAAGGGCAATTATTCCCCCTCACTGTCAGTGGTGCAGAGTAATAGCTGTTACCACCTTAAGCTTTCTGCAAAAGAGGTCCCTTCAGTGCTTAATGtcttgaaagaaattatttagtgccAATATCAGGCATAGTTAATGAGTCTGGGAGCCCAAGCTGCTTCACAGCCATCCCACACATCATGTGCAGGGAACCTGGGAAGCAGGTGTGCCAAAGGAACACCACACGTGGCCTACAACTGCTTGAGCCCCAGGCCCCACCTTGAACCCAAAGGGCTGGTTGGCCACGAGGACCCATGTGGCCACAAGGACCATCCTGCTGTGATACATGTCCTGGGACTCAAACCAAATCCCACTTGCATTTTTTACACGCCATGGATGAAGGTTTAAGCTCACGTTCCTGCCCGTGACTGAAGAACAGAAGATGCTGTAGCCAGCTCTTGCTCAtctccagccagccagccctttGCTCACTTGACTTTGGTGCACACAGCCATGCACAGCTGAaggagcacacacacacacacacacgtgtgtgtgtaCAACCACAGGAGCAAGACCCTGAGTGAAGGGCAGTGATCTGGGACtcaggggcaggaggaaagcCCTGGTAGACTCCTTGGAGAAGGAGTCATTGGGACACTGCAGAGTGAGTGCATTGAGGAAACGTACAGGTGTGAAAGAAACACGGTGCCTTGGGGGAGAGGTAGGTTTATAACTGAACAACCACTCGGGCTCTCGTGCACTTTAGAGTAACTTTAGGGGCCTTATGTCTGAGTTATGTTTGTACAGGGAGGGCAGAATCTGGACCACTTTGCAGAGCAGGTTGAGATGCTTGGTGCTGGTGTGTTCTGGCTTCCCTGTGGGTGAAACGGGACCCGTTCCTAGccagcttccagctctgccaAAGTAACTTGTGAAGTCCATGACAAGTGTCATTTATTTATGCAGTAAATAAATGTTGGACACCTGTGGTACCTGCTGCTTATCTCTGCTAGGCTGCTCTGATGCAGGTGACACCCTGGGCCATGCTCTGCCACCAGAGCTGAGAGACACAGAGATCTTGCAAATCCTCACCTCCCACCCCTAACTGTGACACAAGGTAAGACATCATTGAATTTGGTACAAACCCACCTCAGTGGCAGCACCAGGTTGGAGGTTTGGCTGCAGCTTGATTCATATTCACTAACTGGTTTACTTTCTTTAGACTCCACCTTCATACTGGTGAAATATCATGGGGCTACTGCCATCAAGGTGTCATCCATGCAGGTTTTGAGTTAGAAGCcatgctggttttatttctgggAGCAGAAGTAAGGGCAGTTATTGTGCCTTGGTGGCACCCTAGTCACATCCCCAAAGGCCCCCTCAGCTGCCAGGCTCGTTTGCTTTAACACAGGTCTGCTGCTGGATCTGTGGTAGATGTTTCTTGGCCTCTCCATTATCTCTGATTTCCTCTATCACCAAAACCACTATGAGATGATGTGCTCCCTCCCAGAGTAAAATTCAGCTCTTTTCCTCCATATGGGTGTCCTCACACAGCTGGAGCCACCCTGAGCTGCCAAGACCAAGGGCTCTCTGTTTCTGCAGGTGGCTCAGCTCAGGTCCCTGGTTGCCTGGGAGGACAAACAGAGTCACCCAGTGTCCAACTGGGTGACTCACATGGCAAAGCCCAGTGACTCTGCACTTCCCTCCTGACTTGGATACTCCGGGAGAGAAAATAACCCATTCACTAAGGGTCTAAATTTAACCAGCAGCTGCatctgctggagcagccagaaCAACTAATCTTAGGCATTGAGTAAGTGATTTGTTGGAGAGACAGTTCACAGGAGAACTCGGGCTTTGTCCCTCTTTGCCTGAAGTTCTCCCCTTGTTCATCACTATTTGGAGCCCAGGGAGTCTGGTGGGCCAGGAGCACCAAGAGGTGCTATCTCAACCATGTCTCACTGTTCAGTGTTGTGCAGGAGACCCTCAGCCTCAACACGTGCCTCTGTGTAGTGAGATTCACCAAGTGCTTATCTGTCCCCTGGAGAAGAGCATTTCATCTGATCTAGCTGCAGCTTGCACGTTAGGAACATCTGCCTGAGAAGCCAAGAAAAGCTATTATATATTGCAACTgcaatgatcagagggctggagcagctctgctctggagacaggctgagagagttggggtgttcagcctggagaagagaaggctccagaaaGATCTTTTTTGTGGCTTTCTGATACTCCAAGGGGGcctgtaagaaagatggggacaaactttttagcagggtcTGGAGTGACAGGtcaaggggtgatggttttaaactggaaaagaggagattttAGACTAGAGccactgagggtggtgagaccctggcccaggttgcccagggaagctgtggctgccccatccctggcagtgttgaaggacaggttggatggggcttggagcaacctgggctggtgggaggtgtccctgcccatgcagggggttgggactggatgatcttgaaggtcccttccaaccaaaactagTCTGGGATTATATCATAAGAAGAGAACCTGGGAGAAGCCACAACCCACCAATGGATGAGGAGCTTCTGTGGGAAGGGATGAGCTGTAGTTGCCTTTTAGCAGGGTCACCTGATGACACAGGGAATGTGGAAGCAAACCTCAGACAGCAGCctggcaaaaaggaaaacaagccagGGATCAAGGCAGATTAaaggcagagggggaaaaatcccaggcagcagcacaatAGTGCAGGATTAAACTTGGGAAAGTGcagaggaggggagaagggaggacaGGGTTGTCCAGTCCCAgatggctgggagcagaggaacaCTTCTGAAGTTCGACCCAGTTCAAAGATCAGCACTTGCCCTCTGATCCCATCACAgatgagcagcacagcagaagacCTTATGATGTGAGCTCTGAAAACAGCTTATGATTATTTCCCTGCTGTATTGGTAcctcccaggtgctgctggaatCTCACCAGTACAAAAGGGCTTTATACCAGTAcagctccctccctcttcccactTATGTAGATAACCATCATGGCACAAAGCACTGGTATAAATACATCCATGCCAGGGCAAGGGGTTATGTGGCTTTAAATACACAAAGAAGAGTGGCTAATATCTGTGCACAGACTTAATTAAATCATTAATTACATCTGTGCCATCCCTGAGTGtcagccagcccagcaggtcCATAGTAAAGGAGATAAAACAGATTCATGTATAAATTTTACCATAAGTATAAATAATTACAGCTACTCTGACCATCCATGTTTGTCAAAACTCATTTTGCTTCTTCATGAGCTCCATGGGAAGAGCTGGATCTGAACCAGCCATTTGCAACTCCATGGGGCTTCCTAGACATCCAGGGGCATGCAAGCAGGACACTAGACCTGCTGGAGACATCAGCCTTTCTGGAGCATCAGCTCAAGACCAGGCAAGTTGTTGTGCTCAGTTCTGGATGTCAACATGGAGGTGTTGGATCTCAGTAGACCTTAGTAGGAGACCCTCAACTCACAAGAAGATGCCTCTGCTCAGGTGTCCTAATCTGTGAGTCGAAGCCCACTGTTGTGCTCTCTTTActtctgctctgcctcagaCCCTCTGTCTGTCACCAGGATATGGAGAAGATGGATCCAGAGACTGGGCCAGTATCTGCACAAAGCAGAGCCACCCCTCTCCCAGGCTCATTGAGTCTCCTCCTTTAGTGAGACTTCTTCAGGAATTTCAAGTGTAGGTCTCATAACCATACAGGCCTGTAAATAAATagttctttcttcattttccatcCCCTTCCAGACCTCTGGAAACTTCCTCTAGAGGAGAATAAAGGACAGAGCTATGCAGAAAAGCTATCCCAGGAGCAAGCTGGCTGGTGGGGCTGCCACCAAGCCCACATGTGACACTCCCTCCTTGCTTCTTCCCAGCATCGACCTCACGGTTTATTTTTAGCCCAGCAAAAGGTTTAGCAGTTTGAGAGCAGTCGGTTTAAGGGTGTCAGGAGAAGGTCCCAGCCCTGCTATCCATGACCCAAAAGGCAGATTGGGATGTTTGATTCATCTGGAGGCTGTTTCCCAAGTGCAGCTCATCATGGGATGGCAGCAAAAAGCTCCTGCTCCCCCCGTGGTGACTCAGGGGCTGACGGACCCTTCCCGAAGGCTGGAATTACAGCTGTTCCcccatccctctccctccctccttgtCCAATGTGTCATATTAAAGGGTGATCGGCTTACACATGCTCCAGGATGGATTCCTTAAGCCTTGTAACACTCTGGCTATATATAAAGCCCCACGTTGGAGACTGAAGTACACAGACAGCTGCTGTAGTAGCAAGTGTTTCACATTCCCAGTGAGCTGACAGCCTGGAAGCAAGGGAGACCCAGGAGCCCTGCTTTGAGTAAGTTTCTTCACCAGGGACTCAGTTACagatacagtaatttaaaaaaaaaatatataaacatatatttatataaagaaggattgggggaaaaaaggagctgTTGCCCTTCACCATGGGTTTGCCTTTTGATCAAGCGGAAGAACTGCGTCTCTACCAGCAAACTCTCCTCCAGGATGGACTCAAAGATATGTTGGACCACAATAAGTTTCTGGACTGTGTCTTAAAAGTCAAGGGGAAGGAGTTTCCCTGCCATCggctggtgctggcagcttGCAGCCCCTATTTTCGAGCCATGTTCCTCTCGGACATGGAAGAGAGCAAGAAGAGGGAGGTCAGTTTGGAAGACGTTGATCCAGATGTCATGGGCAAGATCCTCCATTATATCTACACCTCCGAGCTGGAGATCACAGAGAAGAACGTGCAGGACATCTTCTCCGTGGCCAACATGTTCCAGATCCCTTCCATCTTCACCGTCTGCGTGTCCTTCTTGCAGAAGAGGCTCTGCCTCAGCAACTGCCTGGCTATCTTCAGGCTGGGCTTGATGCTGGACTGCGCCCGGCTGGCCGTGGCAGCTCGGGATTTCATCTGCGATCGCTTCGCCCTGGTTTCTCGGGATGAGGAATTCTACCAGCTCTCCCCCGACGAGCTGATTGCTATCATCTCCAGTGACTCCCTCAACATAGAGAAAGAGGAGGCCGTCTTTGAAGTCGTGATGAAGTGGGTGGGGACCAAGGACCACGACAGCAGGAGGAAGGCCTTGCCTGTCGTCTTTGAAAGCATCCGCTTCCGCCTGATGCCCAACGACTACCTCAAGGACCACGTGGAGAAGCAGGCCGTGGTCAAGTCCAACCCAGAGCTGCTCAAGAAACTGCAGATGGTGAAGGATGCCCAGAAAGGCAAATTCACTGtggtgaagaagaagaaagtgaagaaaagcagcgaaaagcaagagaaagacAAAGTTGTCAACGGAGCAGTAGATGAGGAGGAGGACACAGAGGAGGACGCTCTCCCAGGGATCTTAAATGACACAATGCGCTTTGGGATGTTCCTCCAGGACCTTATTTTCATGGTGAGTGACAGTGGAGCAGTGGCCTATGATCCTACTGCCAACGAGTGCTATTTTGCCTCCCTGTCTACTCAAATCCCAAAGAACCACGTGAGTCTGGTGACCAAAGAGAATCAGATCTTCATCGTTGGAGGACTCTACTACAACGAGGACAACAAAGAGGATCCCATGAGCTCCTACTTCCTACAGGTACatgctttgtctttcttttgtttctttgaccACTTTGGAGCATCACTAGTCTTCAGCTTCCACATGATGCCAGTAATACACATTGTCATGTGACAGTAGAAAGAAAGTTGTAAATGAAGGTAAAACATTTGGATTGTTTTACTAGAGGTTCTTCTCCCTGTGTTTTTGAGGCAAATCCCACTGAGAAGGGGATTCTGGTCATTGAGGAAGGAGGCTTGAAGAGGTAGGTAGTAGGAATAACCCTTCCTGATCCAAACAATGAATAAGGAATGACATGGAACAGCATAGATGGTCCAACCCTGGCTGCCATAGGGCACATGGACTGGGAGGTTAGTCGTAGCAGGTCTGGCTGCAGCTTTGTATCCTCAGCAAAACCCAAGAGTGACCCTGCCAGGTGCCAACAAAGGGAACAACAGCAGCTACAGCCACAGGGCAAACACTCCAAGGACACAGAATATGTCCATAGCTACCAATATGTGCCCCTTTCCCTGTGGTTTTCCTGCCCCTGGAGCTGTGCTAGGTCCAGCCCAGAGCCTCTGGCCATTTTTATCATGTGGGGGGCACCCGTGGTGTGATGTCTCCTGGGACCCTCCACAAGAAAAGTGGCTGATCAGATCAAG
This Apus apus isolate bApuApu2 chromosome 2, bApuApu2.pri.cur, whole genome shotgun sequence DNA region includes the following protein-coding sequences:
- the KLHL40 gene encoding kelch-like protein 40, translating into MGLPFDQAEELRLYQQTLLQDGLKDMLDHNKFLDCVLKVKGKEFPCHRLVLAACSPYFRAMFLSDMEESKKREVSLEDVDPDVMGKILHYIYTSELEITEKNVQDIFSVANMFQIPSIFTVCVSFLQKRLCLSNCLAIFRLGLMLDCARLAVAARDFICDRFALVSRDEEFYQLSPDELIAIISSDSLNIEKEEAVFEVVMKWVGTKDHDSRRKALPVVFESIRFRLMPNDYLKDHVEKQAVVKSNPELLKKLQMVKDAQKGKFTVVKKKKVKKSSEKQEKDKVVNGAVDEEEDTEEDALPGILNDTMRFGMFLQDLIFMVSDSGAVAYDPTANECYFASLSTQIPKNHVSLVTKENQIFIVGGLYYNEDNKEDPMSSYFLQYDHLDADWLGMPPLPSPRCLFGLGEAENSIFVVAGKELKEGEKTLDSVLCYDRLSFKWGEADSLPYAVYGHAVVSHKDLIYVLGGKGSDKKCLNKMCVYNPSKFEWKELAPMKTARSLFGATVHKDKIYVAAGVTDSGLTNTVEVYDIATNKWDTFTEFPQERSSVSLVSLAGVLYLLGGFATVETESGELVPTELNDVWRYDEEQKKWEGVLREIQYASGATFLPVRLNVLRLTKM